The stretch of DNA CATTCAAACATCAAAACCACAACAGAATGACAATCAAAAGcctaaataaacatttttcattttctcctcctgcttGGCAGGCCTCCCACAACATCACCATGCAGTTCCAGCAGCAGTTGGGAGAAATGGGTCTGGAAAGTAAACTCATCTCAGTGTGGAACTGTTAGGTAAATACtctgtttttttacatttgatGCTTGGTTTCATAAACATGGGGGAACAAGCTCCACCAGATGCCCAAATCAGagattgtttttaaaacaattatcCTTGTATGGACACTGAATGAGTAGATGATGACATTTGCATACACACAGAGCCTAATCTGGAATCAcggggcattttttttttgtcaaaaaaacccaaaaagtaTAACTTTGCTAAAGCATTCTTTTCATAACAGAGCTTTTTATTTACAGCTACTCAGATTGGCATACAGCATAATTTTCGGCaatctcctcctgctcttccctctaAAGGGGGTCACATCCGTGTACTGGCACATGGCACTAAATCCTTATTGCACAGGCTTTCTggtgcctgctcctgctggaatGAGAAGTGTCAGACAGCTTGTGTCCTCCACGGGTTCCTTGCCTCCCTGAGTGATCTGTCATAAGGAAGAGtagcaaagaaagaatttttcagCTGGCAGTTTATGAAGAACACAATGAATGTCACAGtcaagaacaggaaaaaaaacagaattatgtAAGTCACCAGGTCTGGcttatttatttctccttcttttaaCACCCTGGCTGTCGACAAGTAAAGAGCAGAGGAGCTCACGGGTCTCGGAGTGCTGCTCAGGTAGGGCGTGTTGGTCTGAATCATTAGGTGAGCTTCAGTGGCACTGGTTGAATTGAGCAATTCACTATACATGTTCTTGCTTAAATTTCTTCCACAGCAGAAGTAAAGTAGGAGGGCAAACGCAGTCAGTCTTTGGCGcaggaaagaaataatgttCCTGCTTGTAGAAGGCTGCGATCCAGCCTCATGTTGtctaaaacaaattaattcacTCGCATGGCTTAGTGACTTTCTTTTAAATCTTCTTGGCTCATATTTACAGCATTTATCCAGAAATATTAATCAAAAATTATACAGGTACCTCGTGTCCTGGCCCTTGTTCCCCCAGCACGCCTCGTTTGGGGAAATGTGCTGGCTCATCTGCAGGGATGTACCGGGAGCCCCGGGAATGTGCCGGGAGTCCCGGGAATGTGCCGGGAGCCCCGTGCCACCGCTCCACCTGCACGGGGTGAAGAAGAGCCTCTTCCAGCGCCGGGGCTAGCACCAGGCTCGGGCTGGCAGCGCTCACTGTCCGTGACGGGGAGGCACCAGGGCTTTCCAGCTGGTTTTCAGAAGCGGGATGCGCATAAATCCGGGGTTAAACGGCATCTGCATGGAGAGGCAACTGCTGCCTTGAGATCCTGCTGGATTTGCCGTGGCGGTTCTCTGCCCCGGGAGGCTCCGTGCTGCTGAAATCCTGGTGCTGGGAAGCATTAGTTGACTTTCTTAATCCTCTGTGGAGCCAGTGTTAAGAGGCTGAGATTTCCTGCTTGAGCTTCCCAGGCACTCCTTTCATCGCTTTGaggaaagcaaatttaaaaaataacaattaaaaaaaaaaaaaaaaaaaagaacgaCGTCCCTTTGTTCGAgaaa from Cinclus cinclus chromosome 14, bCinCin1.1, whole genome shotgun sequence encodes:
- the SMIM32 gene encoding small integral membrane protein 32, which produces MSQHISPNEACWGNKGQDTRLTAFALLLYFCCGRNLSKNMYSELLNSTSATEAHLMIQTNTPYLSSTPRPVSSSALYLSTARVLKEGEINKPDLVTYIILFFFLFLTVTFIVFFINCQLKNSFFATLPYDRSLREARNPWRTQAV